The Hyperthermus butylicus DSM 5456 genome includes a region encoding these proteins:
- a CDS encoding mechanosensitive ion channel family protein: MGQQDGLIAGLEAYAGKILASMAIIVATVFIAAMAKHVIRRSLQQRLPLHIYKTIENIVFYSIVAAGAISILGLFGVSLSGLIVAGGFAGLVVGLASQQTISNLVSGIFLLIEQPLRVGDPVNIDNVGGIVADIGILSTRIRTWDGYIVRIPNSKVFDAKIENYQRTKARRVEYEVGISYRSDIEKAIEALRKMIEEHPYCLVNPGPQIFVDRYADSAVILKIRCWTPPQVWFNTKIELQTMTKKVLEEAGVEIPFPQLDLHIKDSTTIPVEFSPMEREKEQNQESIREDNKNTSMVGDS; encoded by the coding sequence ATGGGCCAACAGGATGGATTGATAGCTGGTCTAGAGGCATATGCCGGTAAGATACTTGCATCCATGGCGATAATAGTAGCAACAGTCTTCATAGCAGCAATGGCAAAGCATGTTATAAGAAGGAGTCTACAGCAACGGCTACCCCTCCACATCTACAAGACAATAGAAAACATAGTCTTCTACAGTATAGTTGCAGCAGGGGCCATATCTATACTAGGCCTATTCGGCGTCAGCCTCTCCGGCCTAATAGTTGCAGGCGGGTTCGCAGGCCTGGTCGTAGGTCTTGCCAGCCAGCAGACAATCTCAAACCTCGTTAGCGGTATCTTCCTACTAATAGAGCAGCCGCTCCGTGTGGGAGACCCAGTAAACATAGACAATGTTGGCGGCATCGTGGCAGACATAGGCATACTCTCGACGAGAATAAGAACTTGGGATGGCTACATTGTACGGATACCAAACTCAAAAGTGTTCGACGCAAAAATAGAAAACTACCAACGCACCAAAGCCAGGAGAGTCGAGTACGAGGTCGGGATAAGCTACCGGAGCGACATAGAGAAAGCCATTGAAGCCCTCAGAAAGATGATTGAGGAGCATCCCTACTGCCTCGTAAATCCCGGCCCACAAATATTCGTGGACCGCTATGCCGATTCAGCCGTAATCCTCAAGATTCGGTGTTGGACCCCGCCGCAGGTTTGGTTTAACACCAAGATAGAACTACAGACGATGACAAAGAAGGTACTGGAAGAAGCTGGTGTCGAGATACCATTCCCACAGCTAGATCTACACATAAAGGATTCAACAACGATACCAGTAGAGTTCTCGCCTATGGAGAGAGAAAAGGAACAAAACCAAGAGAGCATAAGAGAAGACAATAAAAACACAAGCATGGTAGGAGACTCCTAG
- a CDS encoding DUF5518 domain-containing protein, with translation MGFGLGIIVTFILNILLGWIPVLGNLLAGIAGGYAAKKGAGGGFLAGFLGGLLGGIILAIVVTLLGGMFAGLAGALVGGLIGLKFVAASLIIALICGIGGLIGGAIAGKKAENQQ, from the coding sequence TTGGGTTTCGGGCTTGGAATAATCGTAACCTTCATTCTCAATATTCTGCTAGGCTGGATACCTGTCCTGGGTAACCTGCTTGCAGGTATTGCAGGCGGATACGCTGCAAAGAAGGGTGCAGGAGGCGGCTTCCTAGCAGGATTTCTTGGAGGCCTCCTCGGCGGAATAATCCTTGCCATAGTCGTAACATTGCTTGGCGGAATGTTTGCCGGCCTGGCTGGCGCTCTCGTAGGAGGATTAATAGGGCTCAAATTCGTCGCCGCGAGTCTAATAATCGCGTTGATCTGTGGTATTGGAGGGCTGATAGGAGGGGCTATAGCTGGGAAGAAGGCCGAAAACCAGCAGTAA
- a CDS encoding RNA-binding protein, translating into MSDTRNDYRILVAEHAVSLLENIVRARRIPIPVNWHEVEALVSELRSLIVRIKYSFIPPTMLAGSEEVERVREYAGKLAKTLLSKERLAGAKLDSKTRMAIAEARYALRTLYGLGYRLSLGDENDALHAVDIECVEVLTITKHPSAEKLFVTRARGVLGYTIVTNLPDVRKGELRAAAILPPREFYGEISEAMYCSGPLNTDVCKPGRRPPANLIDRGSVEAVIYNIVGRKAR; encoded by the coding sequence TTGTCTGATACACGTAACGATTACCGGATACTGGTAGCCGAGCATGCAGTTTCGCTTCTAGAGAATATTGTTCGTGCCCGCCGTATACCCATACCGGTTAATTGGCATGAAGTCGAAGCCCTTGTCTCCGAGCTACGCTCGCTGATTGTAAGGATAAAGTACAGCTTCATACCGCCAACAATGCTCGCGGGATCCGAGGAGGTTGAAAGGGTTAGGGAATACGCTGGAAAGCTGGCAAAAACGCTGCTCTCAAAGGAGCGCCTCGCTGGAGCAAAGCTAGACTCGAAGACAAGAATGGCTATTGCTGAAGCTCGCTACGCGCTACGCACCCTCTATGGTCTGGGGTATAGGCTCTCACTGGGCGATGAGAATGACGCGCTACACGCTGTTGATATTGAGTGTGTTGAGGTGCTTACTATAACAAAGCATCCAAGCGCAGAGAAGCTCTTCGTTACAAGGGCTCGCGGGGTACTAGGCTACACCATTGTAACCAACCTACCCGACGTGAGGAAGGGCGAACTGCGAGCCGCAGCAATACTACCCCCACGGGAGTTCTACGGCGAAATAAGCGAAGCCATGTATTGTAGCGGGCCACTAAACACCGATGTCTGCAAGCCTGGCCGAAGGCCCCCTGCAAACCTTATCGATAGGGGTAGTGTGGAGGCTGTAATCTACAACATAGTTGGGAGAAAGGCTAGGTAG
- a CDS encoding metal ABC transporter ATP-binding protein gives MECREPSIVLDNVAVSYGGDPVLVVDHLELRGPALVQVLGPNGAGKTTLIRTILGLIKPLRGRVTVCGRDVTGNPAAAGRLTGYVPQLARTLTHFPVTSWELIEFEYLLRIGKKPRLLASAEDKTMVEAVLRQVGLGRETWSKPISKMSGGQRQRTLIARALVHDPPILLMDEPFSAVDPQGRCELARLIAKLAKDKLIVVTSHDPMLLIDYTDYIVLVNKRIVAHGKPSEVLRVEILRKVYGEAAIPVARHIHISDSHILI, from the coding sequence ATGGAGTGTAGAGAGCCAAGCATAGTACTCGACAACGTAGCCGTAAGCTATGGCGGCGATCCGGTGCTAGTTGTAGACCATCTAGAGCTGCGGGGTCCAGCACTAGTCCAGGTGCTAGGCCCCAACGGTGCCGGGAAGACCACGCTAATCCGGACGATACTTGGTCTCATAAAACCGCTACGAGGTAGGGTCACCGTCTGCGGTAGGGACGTTACGGGCAACCCTGCAGCGGCAGGTAGGCTTACAGGCTACGTGCCCCAGCTGGCACGCACGCTTACCCACTTCCCGGTAACCAGCTGGGAGCTCATCGAGTTCGAATACCTCCTCAGAATCGGTAAGAAGCCACGCCTGCTAGCCAGTGCAGAGGACAAGACTATGGTAGAGGCTGTGCTGAGACAAGTCGGGCTAGGACGCGAGACCTGGTCGAAGCCGATATCCAAGATGAGTGGCGGGCAGAGACAGCGGACACTCATAGCACGCGCACTGGTGCACGACCCACCGATATTGCTTATGGATGAGCCCTTCTCCGCCGTAGACCCCCAGGGGAGGTGTGAGCTAGCCCGCCTCATAGCAAAACTTGCCAAGGACAAGCTCATAGTGGTCACGAGTCATGACCCGATGTTGCTAATAGACTACACGGACTACATTGTACTGGTCAACAAGAGGATAGTAGCCCACGGTAAGCCGTCGGAAGTGCTCCGCGTAGAAATCCTCCGCAAGGTCTATGGTGAAGCGGCAATACCAGTCGCACGCCACATACATATAAGTGATAGTCATATATTAATATAA
- a CDS encoding metal ABC transporter substrate-binding protein → MSRLVAAIAATLVLVAASFTAYTILSRGGNWTSSKNQGLIVVVSFPNLIDDIRQIVCSDDTVYSLAPPGVDPHSYQLTLRDYELLRRASIVVSTGHAPFETALAEKASSDKLIVIPDILREHGGRILVNPDTGKLNLHIPIYNPYNYRIFIGYLGERLAELRPSCAEVYRSNVAKVLERLNNITTVAPQLNVTAVGSTPSIQYAVEWLGIHVVKLLVREHGVGTSTEDLAEVKRLFEAGKAKLAVVMVLENGKPATPADEKLAELAEEYGIPILRVPAPYMAGSVLDKLEAVVAEARNLKG, encoded by the coding sequence ATGTCTAGACTTGTAGCCGCTATAGCGGCCACACTGGTACTCGTAGCTGCAAGCTTTACAGCATACACGATACTCAGCCGTGGCGGTAATTGGACTAGCAGTAAGAACCAGGGACTCATAGTTGTCGTGTCTTTTCCAAATCTCATAGACGATATTCGCCAGATAGTCTGTAGCGACGATACAGTCTATAGCCTGGCACCGCCGGGCGTGGATCCCCACAGTTACCAGCTAACACTGCGCGACTACGAGCTGCTCCGTAGGGCAAGCATAGTAGTCTCTACGGGGCATGCACCCTTCGAGACTGCACTAGCCGAGAAGGCATCTTCCGACAAGCTGATAGTTATACCGGACATTCTTCGCGAGCATGGGGGCCGTATACTAGTCAATCCTGATACTGGAAAGCTAAACCTCCACATACCAATATACAATCCGTACAACTACAGAATATTCATAGGGTACCTTGGTGAGAGGCTTGCAGAGCTTAGGCCTAGCTGCGCAGAAGTTTACCGGTCCAATGTGGCCAAGGTGTTGGAGAGGCTTAACAATATTACCACTGTAGCCCCACAGCTTAACGTTACCGCTGTGGGCTCTACGCCTTCCATCCAGTACGCCGTAGAGTGGCTTGGCATCCACGTGGTGAAACTACTAGTGAGGGAGCACGGTGTGGGCACGTCAACTGAAGACCTGGCCGAGGTTAAGAGGCTATTTGAGGCTGGTAAGGCTAAGCTGGCAGTGGTAATGGTTCTAGAGAACGGTAAGCCTGCAACCCCCGCCGATGAGAAGCTAGCCGAGCTTGCAGAAGAGTATGGCATACCTATCCTGCGTGTCCCCGCCCCCTACATGGCTGGTAGCGTGCTTGACAAGCTCGAGGCAGTCGTGGCTGAGGCTCGCAACCTAAAGGGCTAA
- a CDS encoding metal ABC transporter permease: protein MLAAAGMLWLFALSVGYTAALSMAAASLAFSAMSVIVAARRLYFLAGASPHSALLAATIAIPLAYSVGGDPYLYAVPLSVLLVYIAGYIIYRGVDPDIATSILVALSASGSVTAVYYVKTAFPVSYDVSAIVFGDPLLVTKRETYMAVATAVLALALTLLTYVENVYLGVDRDSARITGLRVWLYDLLFFTLLGVVVAVMVKVVGFILEHVFMLLPGAAASVSAGSARRALLLSLVLSFTAMGLGAGLSLATGLSPSGASGFAMLGLYVVAVLAGRGRQ, encoded by the coding sequence GTGCTTGCTGCCGCGGGGATGCTATGGCTCTTCGCATTGAGCGTTGGTTACACTGCTGCGCTCAGCATGGCTGCTGCTAGCCTAGCTTTCAGCGCTATGAGTGTTATTGTGGCTGCACGCCGCCTCTACTTCCTCGCTGGCGCCTCGCCGCACTCTGCACTACTAGCAGCAACTATCGCCATACCACTCGCCTACAGTGTTGGAGGAGACCCCTACCTCTATGCTGTCCCCCTCAGCGTACTGCTGGTTTACATCGCTGGCTACATTATATACCGTGGCGTGGACCCCGATATAGCAACGTCGATACTCGTAGCCCTCTCAGCTTCTGGTTCCGTCACCGCCGTCTACTATGTTAAGACAGCGTTCCCGGTTAGCTACGATGTCTCAGCCATAGTGTTTGGCGACCCGTTGCTAGTTACGAAACGCGAAACGTACATGGCTGTAGCAACTGCTGTCCTAGCTCTCGCACTGACTCTACTAACCTACGTCGAGAACGTCTACCTTGGCGTCGACCGGGATTCCGCAAGGATTACAGGGCTGAGGGTGTGGCTCTACGACCTCCTGTTCTTCACTCTTCTAGGCGTGGTTGTGGCGGTTATGGTTAAGGTTGTAGGCTTTATCCTCGAGCACGTATTCATGCTTCTGCCTGGCGCTGCTGCCTCAGTGTCGGCTGGTAGTGCCCGGAGAGCGCTACTACTATCACTAGTACTCTCCTTCACAGCTATGGGACTGGGTGCTGGGTTGAGCCTGGCAACTGGTTTATCCCCATCGGGTGCTTCGGGCTTTGCAATGCTCGGCCTCTATGTTGTAGCCGTACTGGCAGGCAGGGGTCGCCAATAA
- a CDS encoding CopG family ribbon-helix-helix protein has product MPRRRRFGVSLPERLAEKLDALTRIMGVDRSKLVERAVQILIEDYEHYIREHTCYGVMIVVPGVDNQHISVGRVFESFRDIVLASSHYHVDGRCVEVAVVRGPSKKIAELHTELERLGCRVRYVPLAGLPEDGVNNG; this is encoded by the coding sequence ATGCCTAGAAGGCGTAGGTTTGGGGTTTCGCTGCCGGAGAGGCTAGCAGAGAAGCTTGACGCGTTAACGAGGATAATGGGTGTTGACCGGTCTAAGCTTGTTGAGAGGGCTGTACAAATCCTCATAGAGGACTACGAGCACTATATCAGAGAGCATACCTGCTATGGCGTCATGATAGTCGTGCCCGGGGTTGATAACCAACACATCAGCGTCGGCAGGGTGTTCGAGAGCTTTAGGGACATAGTGTTAGCATCATCCCATTACCACGTAGACGGGAGGTGTGTTGAAGTCGCCGTTGTCCGGGGCCCCTCGAAGAAGATTGCTGAGCTACACACCGAGCTTGAAAGGCTTGGGTGTAGGGTTAGATACGTACCCCTAGCCGGGCTCCCCGAGGATGGTGTAAACAATGGCTAG
- a CDS encoding protein-tyrosine phosphatase family protein produces the protein MASSVCGFRPRWVLLGRLAVSGMPCQDDVPRIASVFRTVVSLSTPIEHSSGLAYDPRSLRGLVERLVWLPVGEYNAPRLGELVEAVERAVEPVLVHCYRGCGRSSVYAAAWLVARTGARLPEALTGVSSATGCNVETRPQHAVLRAFDTLYQLRDRPERLGAREEYALLLYRELRPRLNSTSPFSPELMEAAGLLEERTGYNIADIEARLARDSIELRVTCWVERGAHPAAARSWGCRLSENDVTSLARILGRLVGVDKIRVKVVSLEPERVPWL, from the coding sequence ATGGCTAGCAGTGTGTGTGGATTTAGGCCGCGCTGGGTGCTGCTGGGGAGGCTCGCTGTCTCCGGCATGCCGTGCCAGGATGATGTCCCAAGGATAGCTTCTGTCTTCCGCACGGTTGTCTCGCTCTCGACCCCAATAGAGCATAGCAGCGGGCTTGCCTACGACCCCCGAAGCCTCCGGGGCCTCGTCGAGAGGCTCGTATGGCTCCCCGTGGGCGAGTATAACGCGCCGAGGCTTGGCGAGCTTGTAGAGGCTGTTGAGCGTGCTGTTGAGCCGGTACTTGTCCACTGCTACCGGGGCTGCGGCCGATCATCGGTCTACGCTGCTGCGTGGCTGGTGGCGCGCACCGGCGCCAGGCTCCCCGAGGCGCTGACCGGGGTTTCCTCGGCTACGGGCTGCAACGTGGAGACACGGCCCCAGCACGCAGTGCTCAGAGCCTTTGATACCCTCTACCAGCTAAGGGATAGGCCAGAGAGGCTCGGGGCCAGGGAGGAGTATGCATTGCTCCTCTACAGGGAGCTAAGGCCGAGACTAAACAGTACTAGCCCCTTCAGCCCCGAGCTCATGGAAGCTGCTGGCCTCCTCGAGGAGAGGACGGGCTACAACATCGCCGATATAGAGGCCCGGCTAGCCCGGGACAGCATAGAGCTACGGGTCACCTGCTGGGTCGAACGTGGCGCTCACCCTGCTGCCGCAAGGAGCTGGGGCTGCAGACTCTCCGAGAATGATGTCACGTCACTAGCTAGAATCCTTGGGAGGCTCGTGGGTGTGGATAAAATCCGCGTTAAGGTCGTTAGCTTGGAGCCGGAGCGTGTACCCTGGCTCTAG
- a CDS encoding S16 family serine protease — protein MRVYLAAMVLAFLAASLALPVAAGAVGGSSGYVWMRSVHVIVPAVAMVDGRYVGVLSELIVTVAWPGNGTVYFAADPLTELDTQAAARMAVLVASMLAGVDYHSYDYFIHLRAESPIVGGPSASGAMAVAVLAALRGKSIPSNFSMTGMVDPDATLGPVGGIPQKLEAVAEKGVKLFVIPASQAFAHDLNTGGLVDVRALGEQLGVKVEPTLTILDAYVAATGDRELAKDTVWVWSLSYPGWLAESLNDTAARFAALAGGNLTCWNSLARGLAGLPPSLISDLEAVAGEAARLLALSRQYLGNGSYYSAASAAFRAAISATYACLAGKALASRNLVGELVNDAERLVNASLTLLGEANQTVVSSVNGNLTDVALQIAITAYSRLQDAYDTVERAQQYVRAVAVADRYTAPVYALKALYYSVYGYYRALTALQWAKLISEARSYGSPVTVEKLTEAIHTYLYFARSGAEYLETLGVDTSELMQTISQAYAVLEEANTVLDMLHALSLTVRSLADLAALLHSAFSVSVENAVAAAEVSLNQLLALVLRRQGVTPLIPLMYREYAGTLADMQAKLALYVEAASYTILLSTLAAKPAAPPEQGAQQPANATCSCNCTYPATVQSSQPVVAGGAENTANTSTTIAGTQQEATTTANATGTGVAVAGGGVPLVPALNMVLVALVFLALGIALGVVASRV, from the coding sequence ATGAGAGTGTACCTGGCCGCTATGGTTCTGGCGTTCTTAGCTGCTTCTCTCGCCCTGCCTGTCGCTGCTGGTGCAGTTGGCGGGTCTAGCGGGTATGTTTGGATGCGTAGTGTTCATGTTATTGTACCAGCTGTTGCTATGGTTGATGGTCGCTATGTTGGGGTTCTGTCGGAGCTTATTGTGACTGTTGCATGGCCTGGTAACGGCACGGTGTATTTTGCTGCTGATCCGCTGACCGAGCTTGACACACAAGCTGCCGCCCGCATGGCTGTCCTCGTGGCTTCTATGCTTGCCGGCGTGGACTACCATTCCTACGACTACTTCATACACTTGAGGGCTGAGTCGCCGATCGTTGGTGGGCCTAGTGCTAGTGGTGCTATGGCTGTCGCGGTGCTTGCTGCCCTCCGCGGCAAGAGTATACCTTCAAACTTCTCGATGACCGGTATGGTTGACCCCGATGCCACGCTTGGGCCGGTTGGCGGTATACCGCAGAAGCTCGAGGCTGTCGCCGAGAAGGGTGTGAAGCTGTTCGTTATCCCGGCAAGCCAAGCGTTTGCCCATGATCTTAATACTGGTGGTCTAGTTGATGTCAGGGCTCTCGGTGAGCAACTTGGCGTCAAGGTGGAGCCCACACTGACAATACTCGACGCCTACGTGGCAGCCACGGGTGATAGAGAGCTTGCGAAGGATACTGTCTGGGTGTGGTCGCTAAGCTACCCAGGTTGGCTCGCCGAGAGTCTTAACGATACAGCTGCTCGCTTTGCAGCGCTCGCCGGGGGCAACCTCACGTGCTGGAATAGCTTGGCTAGGGGGCTGGCGGGGCTACCCCCGAGCCTGATATCGGACCTGGAAGCCGTGGCTGGGGAGGCGGCGAGACTGTTAGCGCTCAGCAGGCAATATCTCGGAAACGGCTCATACTATAGCGCGGCCTCGGCAGCGTTTAGAGCAGCTATAAGCGCTACCTATGCCTGCCTTGCAGGCAAGGCGTTGGCGTCAAGAAATCTTGTTGGAGAACTTGTTAATGATGCAGAGAGGCTTGTTAATGCCAGCTTGACACTTCTCGGGGAAGCCAATCAGACAGTGGTTTCAAGTGTTAACGGTAATCTGACGGATGTTGCACTCCAGATAGCGATAACAGCCTACTCGAGGCTGCAAGATGCCTATGATACGGTGGAGCGTGCGCAGCAGTACGTGAGGGCTGTAGCTGTAGCGGATAGGTATACAGCCCCGGTATACGCGCTAAAGGCGCTATACTATAGCGTCTACGGCTACTATCGTGCCCTCACAGCCCTCCAGTGGGCAAAGCTAATCAGCGAGGCTAGGAGCTATGGGAGCCCAGTTACAGTGGAGAAGCTTACCGAGGCTATACACACCTACCTCTACTTCGCTAGGTCTGGCGCGGAGTACCTGGAGACGCTCGGTGTAGACACGTCAGAGCTAATGCAGACTATATCACAAGCATACGCGGTGCTGGAAGAGGCAAACACCGTGCTTGATATGCTCCATGCCCTCTCGCTGACAGTCCGCAGCCTCGCAGACCTGGCAGCGCTGCTACACAGTGCATTCAGCGTTAGCGTTGAGAATGCTGTGGCAGCTGCCGAGGTGAGCCTAAACCAGCTACTAGCGCTGGTGCTGAGGCGGCAGGGTGTAACCCCACTAATACCCCTCATGTATCGCGAATATGCAGGCACGCTAGCCGACATGCAGGCCAAACTAGCGCTCTATGTCGAGGCTGCAAGCTACACAATACTACTATCAACACTAGCCGCCAAGCCAGCGGCACCGCCAGAGCAGGGCGCGCAACAGCCAGCCAATGCTACGTGTAGCTGTAACTGTACATATCCGGCAACGGTGCAGTCTAGCCAGCCAGTGGTAGCAGGTGGAGCAGAAAACACAGCAAATACATCAACCACTATAGCTGGGACGCAGCAGGAGGCAACAACTACAGCCAACGCTACGGGTACCGGAGTGGCGGTTGCGGGTGGAGGCGTCCCCCTAGTCCCGGCGTTGAACATGGTGCTTGTAGCTCTGGTGTTCCTAGCGCTAGGGATAGCGCTTGGAGTTGTTGCAAGTAGAGTCTAG
- a CDS encoding molybdopterin-guanine dinucleotide biosynthesis protein MobB produces MRTACKSIVLITAAGRGHGKTLLGTSLTRHLTEQGYHVAAIKHIHQPHVDYRVKDTGRYLEAGASPVIAVSPEEYMVVVRRAIGLEYALDLALSHGVQVIVVEGFRELADYVRALGGCIVYIEADRGISRS; encoded by the coding sequence CTGCGAACAGCCTGCAAGTCCATAGTTCTCATTACTGCAGCAGGTCGGGGTCACGGCAAGACTCTCTTAGGTACCTCGCTTACAAGACACTTAACAGAGCAAGGCTATCACGTTGCTGCAATTAAACATATCCACCAACCTCACGTGGACTATCGCGTAAAGGATACCGGTAGATACCTTGAGGCTGGCGCATCACCCGTTATCGCGGTCTCACCTGAAGAGTACATGGTTGTGGTAAGGAGAGCTATAGGGCTTGAATACGCCCTAGATTTAGCCCTAAGTCATGGAGTTCAAGTCATCGTGGTGGAGGGATTTAGAGAACTTGCAGACTATGTTAGAGCATTGGGTGGTTGTATAGTGTATATTGAAGCTGACCGCGGTATCAGCAGAAGCTGA
- the nrfD gene encoding NrfD/PsrC family molybdoenzyme membrane anchor subunit encodes MSHGRVASGARLGAAGAAFIIVGGLLTVLFIYGIYSRQTLSEASPLHALAPWGLMVTGYVFFAISSGGVYDALAIRVAILGQREARNEIRKLLVLALALLVPGIALVFADLLHIEHSLWIYLGFNPESRIAWNGILYIVYAAFLLATMVYVFNKGEDSLYTGLGKALLVGGLLASLALEYNLALAFGYNVAIPGWFAAPLGVFNIALAFMLGAAWIAIGLGVVARAASKLSLEEWRHNIPSVSKELAGMALAVGFITGWMLLQQTGWGLAEKTAEILTSGELAGLFWLSILLAVIVPISLGLIATWRKAGAALLLASVLAVLGGFTLLHSVVAAGQVVRLEALEDYHALALHSIGENYAEEALHELLTSRAELASVIGAIGLWLLLYVLGLQILAVEPYEKPRRLLLFR; translated from the coding sequence ATGAGCCATGGTAGGGTTGCTAGTGGTGCTAGGCTAGGAGCGGCTGGAGCAGCCTTCATAATTGTCGGCGGCCTGCTTACAGTACTATTCATCTACGGCATTTACAGCCGCCAGACACTAAGCGAGGCATCACCACTACACGCGCTAGCCCCGTGGGGATTGATGGTTACAGGCTATGTCTTCTTCGCCATCTCGAGCGGCGGCGTATACGATGCCTTGGCGATTAGAGTTGCAATACTCGGGCAAAGAGAGGCCAGGAATGAGATACGTAAGCTACTAGTGCTAGCCCTAGCACTACTAGTTCCAGGCATTGCACTAGTCTTCGCTGACCTACTACACATAGAGCACAGTCTGTGGATATACCTTGGCTTCAACCCAGAGTCAAGGATAGCTTGGAACGGCATACTATACATAGTGTACGCGGCATTCCTACTAGCGACAATGGTCTACGTGTTTAACAAGGGAGAAGACAGCCTCTACACAGGGCTTGGCAAGGCGCTGCTAGTGGGAGGGCTGCTAGCAAGCCTAGCGCTAGAGTACAACCTTGCGCTAGCATTCGGCTACAACGTCGCTATACCAGGCTGGTTCGCCGCTCCACTGGGCGTGTTCAATATAGCGCTAGCATTCATGCTTGGTGCTGCATGGATAGCAATAGGCTTGGGAGTAGTTGCGAGGGCTGCCTCGAAGCTCTCTCTTGAAGAGTGGCGTCACAATATACCATCAGTGTCTAAGGAGCTTGCAGGTATGGCGCTCGCTGTAGGATTCATTACTGGGTGGATGCTACTACAGCAGACAGGATGGGGGCTCGCAGAAAAGACGGCAGAAATACTGACGTCCGGTGAGTTGGCGGGGCTCTTCTGGCTCTCAATACTGCTAGCTGTTATAGTACCTATATCACTAGGTCTCATAGCTACGTGGAGAAAGGCTGGTGCAGCACTACTGTTAGCCTCAGTACTAGCTGTGCTGGGCGGCTTCACGCTACTACATAGTGTTGTCGCTGCTGGCCAGGTAGTAAGGCTTGAAGCACTAGAAGACTACCACGCACTAGCACTACATTCTATAGGCGAGAACTATGCAGAAGAAGCACTGCACGAGCTACTAACGAGCAGAGCAGAGCTGGCCTCAGTCATAGGCGCAATAGGGCTATGGCTCCTGCTATATGTGCTTGGCCTGCAAATACTAGCTGTAGAACCCTACGAGAAGCCTAGAAGGCTGCTATTATTCCGGTAG
- a CDS encoding 4Fe-4S dicluster domain-containing protein encodes MARLAMVIDLNRCTGCMACSIACIRENIARQFSENVELPEGNAIFYARTKPAMIRGGPFGDVPYFIQCMHCENPPCAAVCPTGATYKTKEGVVMLDHSKCIGCRACVIACPYAARTVYRGKMRGPAPHSEALAPGYPDKCTFCYHRAKEGDGKWVPACVEACAFQARFFGDLDDPNSIVHKLVSEGYAVALAPELGTKPKLFFVPPAKTHVMRRR; translated from the coding sequence ATGGCTAGACTTGCAATGGTTATAGATCTCAATAGATGTACCGGCTGCATGGCGTGTAGTATCGCATGTATAAGAGAGAATATTGCTAGACAGTTTAGCGAAAATGTTGAACTTCCGGAGGGCAACGCTATATTCTACGCAAGGACGAAGCCTGCAATGATCCGTGGAGGGCCATTTGGCGATGTACCGTACTTCATACAGTGCATGCACTGTGAAAACCCGCCATGTGCCGCTGTCTGCCCCACCGGGGCAACCTACAAGACTAAGGAAGGCGTCGTAATGCTCGACCATAGTAAGTGTATTGGCTGCCGTGCATGTGTCATCGCGTGTCCCTACGCTGCGAGAACAGTGTACCGTGGCAAGATGAGAGGACCAGCACCGCATTCAGAAGCTCTAGCACCGGGATATCCCGACAAGTGCACGTTCTGCTATCATCGTGCTAAGGAAGGTGATGGTAAGTGGGTTCCAGCATGTGTCGAAGCTTGTGCCTTCCAGGCAAGGTTCTTCGGTGACTTAGACGACCCGAACAGCATTGTACATAAGCTTGTAAGTGAAGGTTATGCTGTTGCACTAGCTCCAGAGCTTGGTACTAAACCCAAGCTCTTCTTCGTTCCTCCAGCCAAAACCCATGTGATGAGGAGGAGGTGA